A genome region from Triticum aestivum cultivar Chinese Spring chromosome 2B, IWGSC CS RefSeq v2.1, whole genome shotgun sequence includes the following:
- the LOC123046701 gene encoding protein REVEILLE 7 encodes MARFQETKPDLLNSGSDTRMMAEARLPKARKPYMITKQREKWTEEEHKLFLEAMQLHGRAWRRIQEHIGTKTAVQIRSHAQKFFSKVTRDSSGDSGGSSSGAGPPIQIPPPRPKRKSVHPYPCNLRSAQPGKHAHAALLRVDKPQLSMCEQGNGSPTSVVTTSQIGLGSESFDSDTSTIDIEERCPTPSTGTAEVAVQAPPTNDAKKSKGSSTSEEVVCDNTSDAPVLKLFGKTVVVNESHQLPSPGTCDLQTAADMELDTSAETPTSAPEANTWSPWLANSQQFMYYVPQGAVFFGYNNGSVPYPVPSSPKAGQQHQQQASEAAAELRRREASLNTASSSVAETTARNSAESCTGAVGGDDEVVHAAGLRERVSPTLVQQRGFMPYKRCAAETKAMQPQAPREEADREMTRLCL; translated from the exons ATGGCTCGTTTTCAG GAAACCAAGCCGGATCTGCTGAATTCCGGCAGCGATACGCGGATGATGGCCGAGGCCCGCCTCCCCAAGGCGCGAAAGCCGTACATGATAACCAAGCAGCGGGAGAAATGGACCGAGGAGGAGCACAAGCTCTTCCTGGAAGCCATGCAGCTCCATGGCCGCGCCTGGCGCCGAATTCAAG AGCACATAGGCACCAAGACGGCCGTGCAGATCAGGAGCCACGCACAAAAATTCTTCTCCAAGGTCACCCGGGACTCGTCCGGggacagcggcggcagcagctcCGGCGCCGGGCCGCCGATCCAGatcccgccgccgcggcccaagAGGAAGTCGGTGCACCCGTACCCGTGCAACCTGAGGAGCGCGCAGCCGGGGAAGCACGCCCATGCCGCGCTCCTGCGGGTCGACAAGCCTCAGCTGTCCATGTGTGAGCAGGGGAATGGCTCGCCGACATCCGTGGTGACCACCTCGCAGATAGGCTTGGGCTCCGAGAGCTTCGACAGCGACACCTCGACCATCGACATTGAAGAGCGATGCCCCACGCCGAGCACGGGGACCGCCGAGGTCGCTGTGCAAGCGCCACCAACCAATGATGCTAAG AAATCCAAGGGCAGTAGTACTTCAGAAGAAGTGGTGTGTGACAACACGTCCGATGCTCCGGTCCTGAAGCTGTTTGGGAAGACAGTTGTTGTGAATGAATCACACCAGCTGCCAAGCCCTGGTACCTGCGACCTGCAAACTGCCGCGGATATGGAACTGGATACTTCGGCCGAGACACCCACCAGTGCACCAGAGGCAAACACATGGAGCCCATGGCTGGCAAACTCGCAGCAGTTCATGTACTATGTTCCTCAGGGTGCAGTTTTCTTCGGCTACAACAATGGAAGTGTGCCGTACCCCGTGCCGTCGAGCCCCAAGGCAGGTCAACAGCACCAGCAACAGGCTTCTGAAGCCGCCGCCGAGCTTAGGCGGAGGGAAGCGTCGTTGAACACGGCCTCCAGCAGCGTGGCTGAAACAACAGCCAGGAATTCTGCAGAATCATGCACGGGAGCGGTCGGCGGCGACGACGAAGTGGTGCATGCTGCAGGTTTGAGAGAGCGTGTGAGCCCGACCTTGGTCCAGCAGCGAGGGTTCATGCCGTACAAGAGGTGCGCGGCAGAGACCAAGGCGATGCAGCCCCAGGCTCCCAGGGAGGAGGCGGATAGAGAGATGACCAGGCTCTGCTTGTAA